A window of Acidimicrobiia bacterium genomic DNA:
ACAGCGTGCGCAGGTCGATCACCTCGGCAGACACCCCCTCGGCCCCAAGCAACTCAGCGGCGCGTCGGGCGTCGCGCAGCACCGCACCGTACGACACGATGGTCACGTCAGTACCCTCCCGGACGACGGCGGCAACCCCGATCGGCACCGTGTAGCGACCCTCGGGAACGTCCTGCTTCAGCGCCCGGTACACCCGGATCGGTTCGAGGAACACCACCGGGTCTGGATCATCGATCGCGGCCAGGAGCAGACCCTTGGCATCCCGCGGCGTCGCCGGCACCACCACCTTGACCCCCGGGGTGTGCACGAAGATCGCCTCGTTCGACTCGCTGTGGTGCTCGGCGGCCCCGATACCGCCGCCGTAGGGGATGCGAATCACCATCGGGGCGCTGAACCGGTGGTTCGACCGGTTGCGGATCCTCCCGACGTGGCTGACGATCTGGTCGAAGGCGGGATAGGCAAAGCCGAGGAACTGAATCTCGGCGACCGGCCTGAGCCCGGCTACCGCCATCCCGAAGGCGGCACCGACGATTCCCGACTCGGCCACCGGTGTGTCGATCACCCGATCGGATCCGTGCCTGGCGGCGAGTCCGTCGGTGACCCGAAAGACACCGCCGGTGGTCCCGACGTCCTCGCCGATCACCACCACCCGTTCATCGGCGAGGGCGAGGTCGAGGGCGTCGTTGAGCGCCTGGGCCATGGTCATCTCAGGCATGGTCGTCCCCGGGGACGAAGCGCCGCTGATCGGCGAGGGGCCGGGTCGGTTCGGCGAAGGCCCGGCCGAGATGGCCATCGGGCTCGAAGGCGGCGAGATCCTCGGCAGCGGCCACGGCGGCTTCGATCTCGGCGGAGGCGTCGACCTCGAGATCGCTCTCCCAGGCCTCCGACCACTCGCCGGTCTGCTGGAGGTAGGCCCGCAAGCGGTCGATCGGATCGCGGGTTCGCCATGCGTCCACCTCGTCATCGGCGCGATACCGGCCGGCATCGTCGGCGGTGGTGTGGGGACCGACTCGGTAGGTCAGTGCCTCGATGAGGGTCGGGCCGCCACCTGATCGCGCCCGCTCCACCGCCTCGGTGGTGACCGCAAGCATGGCCAGGGCGTCGTTGCCGTCCACCAGCACGCCAGGCATCCCGTAGGCGACCGCCTTGACCGCGATCGTCTCCGACCGAGTCTGGTCGGCTCGGCTCATCGAGATCGCCCACCCGTTGTTCTGACACAGGAACACCGTCGGTGTGGAGAACACGGCGGCGAAGTTCATCGCCTCGTGGAAGTCACCTTCGGAGGTGGCACCATCTCCGAAGTAGGTGAGGGCGATGCGGTCGCTCCCCATCAGGCGCTCCGCCCACGACAGGCCGACGGCGTGGATCATGTGGGCGCCGACGGTGATCGACGGCGGCAGCACGTTCACCCCCTCGGGCGGCGATCCACCGCGCTCGTCGCCCATGCGGCCGAGGAACAGCTGCTCCCACCCGTAGCCCTGATGCCACATGGCGGCGGCGTCGCGGTAGGTGCCCACCATCCAGTCGTCGGCCCGCAAAGCCGCCGCACTACCGATCTGGGCGGCCTCCTGGCCCTCGAATTGGGCGTAGGTGGCGAGCCGACCCTGACGCTGCAGCGCCGATGCCTTCCGGTCGTAGGTGCGAGCCACGATCATGGCAGCGAACAAGTCGCGAGCCCGGTCGGTTCCGACAGGAGGGTCGGCGAGCAGCGACCCGTCCTCGGCGAGATATCGGATGACATCCATGAGCGCCCGGAAGCGTACCGGGAAGGTTGCCCGTTACCTGTTACCCGTTACCCCGCGCGTGACCGAAGCCCTGATCCGGTAACGGGAAACCGGCAACCCGCTTACGCGCCGACCCAGTTGCCGGCGAGGATCTCGTCGAGCTCCTCCGGTGTCACCAGCACGACGCGGGCCTTGGAGCCCTCGCTCGGGCCGACGACGCCCATCCGTTCCAGGGTGTCCATGACGCGCCCGGCGCGGGCAAACCCGATCCGCAGCTTGCGCTGCAGCATCGACGTCGACCCCAGCTGGGAGAGCACGACCAGCTCGATCGCCTGGCGCATCAGGTCGCCGTCCTCGCCCTCGAAGTCACCGCGATCCCCCTGGACACCGCCGGCGGGCGACTCGAACACCTCGGACTCGTATTCCGCCTCACGCTGACTTCGCACCCACTCGACGATGGCGTGCACCTCTTCCTCCGACACCCAGGCTCCCTGGATACGCCGAGGATGCGGGTCGCGTGAGGTGACCACGATCATGTCGCCGAGGCCGATGAGCTTCTCGGCGCCGGAGTGGTCGAGGATCACCCGGCTGTCGGCCTGCGACGCCACCGAGAAGGCAAACCGCGACGGCACATTGGCCTTGATGACTCCGGTGATCACGTCCACCGACGGCCGCTGGGTGGCAATGACCAGGTGGATGCCGACGGCGCGGGCCATCTGGGCGATGCGGACCACCGCGTCCTCCACGGCGTGGCCCGCCACCATCATGAGATCGTTGAGCTCGTCGACCACGACCACGATGTACGGGAAGCGGTCGAAGTCCTCCGGATCGAGGCCGTCGGCGTCCCAGCGATCGTGGTAGCCGAGGATGTCACGCACGCCGGCTGCGGCTAGGAGGTCATAGCGCCGGTCCATCTCGCGCACCGCCCATTGCAGGGCGTCGACGGCCTTCTTGGGGTTGGTGATCACCTGGGTCATCAGGTGCGGCACCTCGTTGTACTGGCCGAGCTCGACCCGCTTCGGGTCCACCAGGATCAGCCGCACCTCTTCGGGGGTGGTCCTCGCCAGGATCGAGGTGACGATGGCGTTGATGCACGAGGACTTTCCGGCACCGGTGGACCCGGCGATGAGCACATGGGGCAGCTCCGACAGGTTGATCAGCTGGGGAGCGCCGGAGATGTCCATGCCGAGGGCGACTTCGAGCGGGTGCGACGCCACCGCCGCCTCTGGGCTCCGCAAGATGTCGCCGAGAGTCACCAGCTGGCGGCGCACGTTCGGGACCTCGACGCCGATGGCGCTCCTGCCGGGAATCGGAGCGATGATGCGAACGTCCGGGGTGGCGAGGGCGTAGGCGATGTCGTGGGACAGGCTGGTGACCCGCGACACCTTCACGCCGGGGGAGAGTTCGATCTCGTAGCGGGTGACGGTGGGGCCGGGCACGATCCGGGTGAGCTGGGCGTCGACGCCGTGCTGGATGAGCGTCTCCTCGAGTTCGGCGGCGGTCTCGTCGAGGGCCCTCTTGCTCTGGCCGGCACCACCCCCGAGGGACAGCAGATCGAGCGGCGGGAGCTGATAGGCGCCGCCCGATGCCCGACGCGGCGCCGGTGCCGGCCGCTGCTGGGGACCGGGGCGGCTGGGCTCGGGTCGGGCCGCCGAGGCCGGCGCGTCGGCCGCCGGTGCCGCCGGAGCACCGCGGGGCCGGGGCGGGGCAGTGTGCCGCACCTGGACCACGGGCGCCGGGCGACGA
This region includes:
- a CDS encoding alpha-ketoacid dehydrogenase subunit beta; protein product: MPEMTMAQALNDALDLALADERVVVIGEDVGTTGGVFRVTDGLAARHGSDRVIDTPVAESGIVGAAFGMAVAGLRPVAEIQFLGFAYPAFDQIVSHVGRIRNRSNHRFSAPMVIRIPYGGGIGAAEHHSESNEAIFVHTPGVKVVVPATPRDAKGLLLAAIDDPDPVVFLEPIRVYRALKQDVPEGRYTVPIGVAAVVREGTDVTIVSYGAVLRDARRAAELLGAEGVSAEVIDLRTLSPLDADTVLDSARKTGRVVVAVEGHRTLSVASEVAALVQERALYSLLAPVERVTGFDTVVPLKRTEHHYIPSPDRIAAAARQTLEA
- the pdhA gene encoding pyruvate dehydrogenase (acetyl-transferring) E1 component subunit alpha encodes the protein MDVIRYLAEDGSLLADPPVGTDRARDLFAAMIVARTYDRKASALQRQGRLATYAQFEGQEAAQIGSAAALRADDWMVGTYRDAAAMWHQGYGWEQLFLGRMGDERGGSPPEGVNVLPPSITVGAHMIHAVGLSWAERLMGSDRIALTYFGDGATSEGDFHEAMNFAAVFSTPTVFLCQNNGWAISMSRADQTRSETIAVKAVAYGMPGVLVDGNDALAMLAVTTEAVERARSGGGPTLIEALTYRVGPHTTADDAGRYRADDEVDAWRTRDPIDRLRAYLQQTGEWSEAWESDLEVDASAEIEAAVAAAEDLAAFEPDGHLGRAFAEPTRPLADQRRFVPGDDHA
- a CDS encoding DNA translocase FtsK, which codes for MANRKPARRGTGRNRATGQTTNKKTAARTPRRPSRLAATWRWVRTLFSRLTDDLWGIILGISGLLLILAHIGLAGPFGSSAASGTRFLFGQWTHAVGPSLITLGGMLVMVAERPRFKRQATGLIVAFVTTLGMFHLMTGALPLSGPIDAVVARGGAVGSLIAFPLWRFIGFWGALVVLLSFLAFGVTLVVGATMRDAAREAAVRVRVLWRRVRRRRPAPVVQVRHTAPPRPRGAPAAPAADAPASAARPEPSRPGPQQRPAPAPRRASGGAYQLPPLDLLSLGGGAGQSKRALDETAAELEETLIQHGVDAQLTRIVPGPTVTRYEIELSPGVKVSRVTSLSHDIAYALATPDVRIIAPIPGRSAIGVEVPNVRRQLVTLGDILRSPEAAVASHPLEVALGMDISGAPQLINLSELPHVLIAGSTGAGKSSCINAIVTSILARTTPEEVRLILVDPKRVELGQYNEVPHLMTQVITNPKKAVDALQWAVREMDRRYDLLAAAGVRDILGYHDRWDADGLDPEDFDRFPYIVVVVDELNDLMMVAGHAVEDAVVRIAQMARAVGIHLVIATQRPSVDVITGVIKANVPSRFAFSVASQADSRVILDHSGAEKLIGLGDMIVVTSRDPHPRRIQGAWVSEEEVHAIVEWVRSQREAEYESEVFESPAGGVQGDRGDFEGEDGDLMRQAIELVVLSQLGSTSMLQRKLRIGFARAGRVMDTLERMGVVGPSEGSKARVVLVTPEELDEILAGNWVGA